A region of Polyangiaceae bacterium DNA encodes the following proteins:
- a CDS encoding VCBS repeat-containing protein has product MRRSFRALASTALTTLALALASPPARAGGADLTRISLPTGPASIEGLGKSFSATLSSGTASYVIDIPVPPAAGGFGPKLALVYDGGSGVGELGMGWQLGGLVTLRRRTDDGLPQFGGSDLFQLDGLGAPCELVQVSPGVFRPLEERGAFARVTRGASGDTWEVRDKSGVTYRLGGTGWFEAEGSKVAAYLLREQVDLHGHLIAYEWDASSGHGLLKKIVWNDFGPEVRNSIELSYEARPDPVVRHSAGIRQVIEQRLASVVVRHGALQVRRYALTYASIDAHSVLQGVAATGSDDATAMPPVAFEYTEASYAADGQVVSMTTPPGHGLTNPDAELADLNGDGLPDLLLAKAGAYRSYVNHDGKAWLPGEDWQTSDSPSASLSSPGTQMADVDGDGALDLVLKSGLADFRFFPGKSATSFGAKVQIPTVPNIDFDHPDVQLADLDGDRRADAVISGTSGWAVAYNLGGNDFAAPAKLGVIDPKQVLHFADGHTSLCDVNGDRVQDVCYLLSGSLAFWLGRGRGTFEPAASGSGVPPFDPSSPWELRDLNGDGWVDLVHVGANQVRFVLASAPGKFGAERSIGGVPPKLPSTVVRFADMNASGTTDILWIDVTGSPDVAWRYLELFPSGRSGLLRKIDNGLGGTTTITYGTAAADAAAARAAGKPWDTRINIALPVVKAIKFDSGLSDPSETTHYVYHDGSYDVVGRTFAGFGGGEEINDGDSSTPTLITRSRFDTGLLHRVLRGAVLSVETRDAQGKIFSKVDNQHQVVTVAKSLDGRPIEYAYRSSESKQFIEGTDLTAARHTLTEWEQDGWGNVTVQREFGEVVGGDLLAGGDERITLTTYAQDTVDWVLGRPATREVQNAAGKRLSLTRTRYDGPSFVGLPLGKVTRGDVTRVEQWVGPGPEQFVPQTENAYDTDGNVTESRDAAGGARRFAWDPADHTSLVGETIVLGNRELVATTKVHRAFGKPLSVTGFDGQTTVFAYDALGRLTAIARPGDSLDAPTLAYEYVLGAPLSRIVTRSRIWNGKDDVEIHESLLDARGRSRGRMLRDDSERWVLDGVKLLDARGNARRDVLPRFVGQAEHDLPPLLDEAPGTDQQRDATGRVTERRLPSGISSRIVYVPFGTQTWDGAANDTASPYEHTPALEMRDGLGRLASISHTLEGKVLSETYEYDAADNLLSKTDPEGHVSRFAYDGRGLRIVIDDPDAGKHTLAYDDAGNLVEHHRPDGSVGRDDYDVLGRKLSEDWDGDGEPEVEFSYDEHPDYPNDSGARGRLVSTRDPSGTTTRSYDQRGNVVRLLQVVEGKSFETETRYDAQDRLYLQGYPDGSSLRLHRNGRGRVSGYGRAVEIALDADGQETQRTFNTGVVQLFGYDADRLPRASRVKAPDGSVLQDLEWARDAAGNVLQVKDKRADVGPAADRSETYVYDNLYRLRSASGSWGETSWSYSPSGNLVHKKSTLPAENAGELGYGNAAGPHAMTSYGGRTLSYDLVGRLTDDGMRKYQWDASSNLIAVETEQASVQSTFGPNHERRVKIERDAEGREHRTYFLSPWSEVRDGELVRFIVHEGERIARLDASTGQPKGFGPIPENNQPLSPWPFALIVLVPLFDLLRRARRLSRVPALAAVALFGCSGDDSGSRAAPSEGTVLTLGVDDTLLFNDGLGSLTEVVRATGERLASVAVYPYGRTRYDDANETHKYTGVPRDSSVEVDHMQARWYVPELGVWTSVDPLNWLDPTRKAGLSFAAGNPYAYAGGQPTSATDRNGECPWCLIILATAASGFAANSEYDRQVKTGESNVYKVVAASVIAGEATVLGARLPTPSTGALGSEMFWGGARAAAAGMAGQGMTSYYTGSKLDPSYVGKTAAFDFFGGALGGMMAKAGSDAVLFGMQEEKLAIDLATPMLEQPLAMVKAIALPEPAQPGKKGTSSTPRPRSASPAPGPGQSLWGVQMFTTSVSKGVQGDFSTSEFQDNLVKEVQSQASYR; this is encoded by the coding sequence ATGCGGCGTTCCTTCCGCGCACTTGCCTCGACCGCCCTGACCACGTTGGCACTGGCGCTGGCCTCGCCGCCGGCTCGGGCCGGTGGAGCTGACCTAACGCGCATCTCCCTGCCCACCGGCCCGGCCTCCATCGAGGGACTCGGCAAGAGCTTCTCAGCCACCCTTTCGTCGGGCACCGCCAGCTACGTCATCGACATTCCCGTCCCGCCGGCCGCCGGAGGATTCGGTCCGAAGCTCGCCCTCGTGTACGACGGCGGAAGCGGCGTCGGCGAGTTGGGCATGGGCTGGCAGCTGGGTGGATTGGTGACCCTCCGGCGCCGGACCGACGACGGCCTGCCCCAGTTCGGAGGAAGCGACCTCTTTCAGCTCGACGGACTGGGTGCGCCTTGCGAGCTGGTGCAGGTCTCGCCCGGCGTGTTTCGTCCGCTGGAGGAGCGTGGCGCGTTCGCTCGCGTGACGCGCGGCGCATCCGGCGACACCTGGGAAGTGCGGGACAAGTCGGGAGTCACCTACCGCCTCGGCGGTACAGGCTGGTTCGAAGCGGAAGGAAGCAAGGTCGCGGCCTATCTCCTGCGCGAGCAGGTCGACCTGCACGGTCACCTCATTGCGTACGAGTGGGATGCGAGCTCAGGGCACGGGCTGCTGAAGAAAATCGTCTGGAACGACTTCGGCCCAGAGGTCCGAAACTCGATCGAGCTCTCGTACGAGGCACGACCTGATCCGGTGGTACGCCACTCCGCGGGGATCCGACAGGTCATCGAACAACGCCTGGCAAGCGTGGTCGTCCGCCACGGGGCGCTCCAGGTCCGCCGCTACGCGCTGACTTATGCCAGCATCGACGCGCACTCCGTATTGCAGGGCGTGGCGGCCACTGGCAGCGACGACGCGACCGCCATGCCGCCCGTTGCTTTCGAGTACACCGAAGCCAGCTACGCAGCCGACGGTCAGGTCGTCAGCATGACCACGCCGCCCGGCCACGGTCTGACCAATCCGGACGCGGAGCTGGCCGACCTCAACGGCGACGGTTTGCCGGACCTATTGCTGGCCAAAGCCGGTGCCTATCGCAGCTACGTGAACCACGACGGCAAGGCGTGGCTACCCGGCGAGGACTGGCAGACGTCCGACAGCCCGTCGGCGTCCCTGAGCTCGCCGGGCACACAGATGGCGGACGTCGATGGAGACGGCGCGCTCGATCTCGTGCTCAAGAGCGGGCTCGCCGACTTCCGCTTCTTCCCCGGGAAGTCGGCGACCAGCTTCGGCGCGAAGGTCCAAATCCCCACGGTGCCCAACATAGACTTCGACCACCCCGACGTTCAGCTCGCCGACCTGGACGGAGATCGTCGCGCCGACGCGGTGATCTCCGGCACCAGCGGCTGGGCCGTGGCCTACAACTTGGGCGGAAACGACTTCGCTGCGCCTGCCAAGCTGGGCGTGATCGATCCCAAACAGGTCCTTCACTTCGCGGACGGTCACACCTCCCTCTGCGACGTGAACGGGGACCGCGTGCAGGACGTTTGCTACCTGCTTTCTGGCTCACTCGCTTTCTGGCTGGGACGCGGACGGGGCACCTTCGAGCCCGCGGCCTCTGGCAGCGGGGTACCCCCGTTCGACCCGTCGAGCCCATGGGAGCTGCGGGACTTGAACGGTGACGGCTGGGTCGATCTGGTGCACGTGGGCGCGAATCAGGTGCGCTTCGTGTTGGCCTCGGCGCCAGGCAAGTTCGGCGCCGAGCGGTCCATCGGCGGCGTCCCGCCCAAGCTCCCGAGCACGGTGGTGCGCTTCGCCGACATGAACGCGTCGGGCACCACGGACATCCTGTGGATCGACGTCACCGGGTCGCCGGACGTGGCCTGGCGCTATCTCGAGCTCTTTCCGAGCGGACGCAGCGGACTTTTGCGCAAGATCGACAACGGCCTCGGCGGCACCACGACCATCACGTACGGAACCGCAGCAGCAGACGCCGCCGCCGCTCGCGCGGCAGGCAAGCCGTGGGACACACGCATCAATATCGCGCTGCCCGTGGTGAAGGCCATCAAGTTCGACAGCGGGCTCTCGGACCCGTCCGAGACGACGCACTATGTCTACCACGACGGCTCGTACGACGTGGTAGGGCGGACCTTCGCCGGCTTCGGTGGCGGCGAGGAGATCAACGACGGGGACTCGAGCACACCCACGTTGATCACCCGCAGCCGCTTCGACACCGGCCTCTTGCACCGGGTGCTGCGTGGCGCGGTCCTCAGCGTCGAGACGCGCGACGCACAAGGGAAGATCTTCTCGAAGGTCGACAACCAGCATCAGGTCGTGACCGTGGCCAAGAGCCTCGACGGCCGACCCATCGAGTACGCCTATCGGTCGAGCGAGTCGAAACAGTTCATCGAGGGAACTGACCTCACGGCTGCTCGCCACACGCTCACCGAGTGGGAGCAGGACGGCTGGGGCAACGTGACCGTCCAGCGCGAGTTCGGCGAGGTCGTCGGCGGCGACCTCTTGGCGGGCGGCGACGAACGCATCACGCTCACCACCTACGCGCAAGACACGGTCGATTGGGTGCTGGGACGCCCCGCCACCCGCGAAGTCCAGAACGCCGCGGGCAAGCGCCTGTCGCTCACCCGGACCCGCTACGACGGCCCGTCCTTCGTGGGTCTTCCGCTGGGGAAGGTGACGCGCGGCGATGTCACGCGGGTCGAGCAATGGGTCGGCCCCGGGCCGGAGCAGTTCGTGCCGCAGACCGAGAACGCCTACGACACCGACGGCAACGTGACGGAGAGCCGGGACGCCGCGGGTGGCGCCCGCCGGTTCGCGTGGGATCCGGCCGACCATACCTCGCTCGTCGGCGAGACAATCGTTCTCGGTAACCGCGAATTGGTCGCCACCACCAAGGTGCACCGCGCGTTCGGCAAGCCGCTCAGCGTGACCGGATTCGACGGGCAGACGACCGTGTTCGCCTACGACGCGCTCGGGCGGCTCACGGCCATCGCTCGGCCTGGCGACAGCCTCGACGCGCCGACCTTGGCGTACGAGTACGTGCTCGGCGCACCGTTGTCGCGCATCGTCACGCGCTCGCGCATTTGGAACGGCAAGGACGACGTCGAGATCCACGAGAGCCTCCTCGACGCGCGAGGCAGAAGCCGCGGCCGGATGCTGCGGGACGACTCGGAGCGATGGGTGCTGGACGGGGTCAAGCTGCTCGACGCGCGCGGCAACGCGCGGCGCGACGTGCTGCCCCGCTTCGTGGGCCAGGCCGAGCACGACTTGCCGCCGTTACTGGACGAAGCCCCTGGGACCGATCAGCAGCGCGACGCCACCGGGCGCGTCACCGAGCGCCGACTGCCGAGCGGAATCAGCAGCCGGATCGTCTACGTGCCCTTCGGCACACAGACCTGGGACGGCGCGGCCAACGATACCGCGTCGCCCTACGAGCACACTCCTGCGTTGGAGATGAGGGACGGGCTGGGGCGGCTCGCGTCCATCTCCCACACGCTCGAAGGCAAGGTGCTGAGCGAGACCTACGAGTACGACGCGGCGGACAACCTCTTGTCGAAGACCGATCCCGAGGGTCACGTTTCCCGCTTTGCCTACGACGGTCGCGGGCTCAGGATCGTCATCGACGACCCGGACGCGGGCAAGCACACGCTGGCCTACGACGACGCCGGGAACCTGGTCGAGCACCACCGCCCGGACGGGAGCGTCGGTCGCGACGACTACGACGTCCTGGGGCGCAAGCTGAGCGAGGACTGGGACGGGGATGGCGAGCCCGAGGTGGAGTTCTCGTACGACGAGCACCCGGACTACCCGAACGACTCGGGCGCGCGCGGCCGGCTCGTGAGCACGCGGGACCCGAGCGGCACCACGACGCGAAGCTACGACCAGCGCGGCAACGTGGTGCGCCTGCTCCAGGTCGTCGAAGGAAAGAGCTTCGAGACCGAGACTCGCTACGACGCGCAGGATCGGCTCTACCTCCAGGGCTACCCGGACGGCTCCTCGCTGCGTCTCCACCGCAACGGGCGCGGGCGGGTGTCGGGCTACGGGCGAGCGGTGGAGATCGCGCTCGACGCAGACGGCCAGGAAACGCAACGCACCTTCAACACCGGCGTGGTCCAGCTGTTCGGATACGACGCCGATCGCCTGCCTCGCGCCAGTCGAGTCAAAGCGCCCGACGGCAGCGTCTTGCAGGACCTGGAGTGGGCGCGGGACGCCGCGGGCAACGTGCTCCAGGTGAAGGACAAACGTGCCGACGTCGGCCCCGCCGCCGATCGCAGCGAGACCTACGTCTACGACAACCTCTACCGGCTGCGCAGCGCGTCGGGAAGCTGGGGCGAGACCTCCTGGAGCTACTCTCCGAGCGGAAACCTGGTCCACAAGAAGAGCACGCTCCCGGCCGAGAACGCGGGCGAGCTCGGGTACGGCAATGCAGCCGGCCCCCACGCCATGACCTCGTACGGGGGTCGGACCCTGAGCTACGACCTGGTGGGCCGGCTCACCGACGACGGCATGCGCAAGTACCAGTGGGACGCGTCCAGCAATCTGATCGCCGTCGAGACGGAGCAAGCGTCGGTGCAGAGCACGTTCGGCCCGAATCACGAACGTCGGGTGAAGATCGAGCGCGACGCGGAAGGCCGCGAGCACCGTACCTACTTTCTCTCGCCCTGGAGCGAAGTGCGCGACGGCGAACTGGTGCGCTTCATCGTGCACGAGGGTGAGCGCATCGCGCGGCTCGACGCCAGCACGGGGCAGCCCAAGGGGTTCGGCCCGATACCCGAGAACAATCAGCCTCTTTCTCCCTGGCCGTTCGCGCTGATCGTGCTCGTGCCGCTGTTCGACCTCCTGCGAAGGGCGCGCCGCCTGTCGAGAGTGCCCGCGCTGGCGGCAGTGGCGCTCTTCGGCTGCAGCGGAGACGACTCTGGGAGCCGCGCCGCACCGTCGGAGGGAACCGTGCTCACGCTGGGCGTGGACGACACGCTGCTCTTCAACGACGGCCTGGGGTCACTCACCGAGGTGGTGCGCGCGACAGGCGAGCGGTTGGCGAGCGTGGCCGTGTACCCCTACGGTCGCACCCGCTACGACGATGCGAACGAAACCCACAAGTACACCGGCGTGCCGCGCGACAGCAGCGTCGAGGTCGATCACATGCAGGCGCGCTGGTACGTCCCCGAGCTGGGAGTCTGGACCAGCGTCGACCCACTCAACTGGCTGGACCCGACGAGGAAGGCGGGGTTGTCGTTCGCCGCCGGCAACCCGTACGCGTACGCCGGTGGCCAGCCCACCAGCGCGACGGACCGGAACGGCGAGTGCCCGTGGTGCTTGATCATCCTGGCCACCGCGGCGTCCGGATTCGCCGCAAACTCTGAATACGACCGGCAGGTCAAGACCGGTGAGTCGAACGTGTACAAGGTCGTCGCCGCCAGCGTGATCGCGGGGGAGGCCACGGTGCTCGGGGCGCGTCTACCGACGCCCAGCACGGGAGCGCTCGGGAGCGAGATGTTCTGGGGCGGGGCGCGAGCGGCCGCTGCCGGCATGGCGGGGCAGGGCATGACCAGCTACTACACGGGGAGCAAGCTCGACCCGAGCTACGTGGGAAAGACCGCTGCCTTCGATTTCTTTGGCGGCGCTCTCGGCGGCATGATGGCGAAGGCGGGAAGTGACGCCGTGCTCTTCGGCATGCAGGAGGAGAAGCTCGCCATCGACCTGGCGACGCCGATGCTCGAGCAACCGCTCGCCATGGTGAAGGCGATCGCGCTGCCCGAGCCCGCGCAGCCGGGTAAGAAAGGCACGAGCTCGACCCCGAGGCCCCGATCAGCCTCGCCCGCGCCGGGCCCCGGGCAATCGCTCTGGGGCGTGCAAATGTTCACGACCTCGGTTTCGAAGGGCGTTCAGGGCGACTTCAGCACCAGCGAGTTTCAAGACAACCTGGTCAAGGAAGTACAGAGCCAGGCTTCGTACCGCTGA
- a CDS encoding sulfatase-like hydrolase/transferase: MAALGLLALAALGRCAWPRAAQQQAASAPVPSASAVAREIPAENAAAVVEPAQAKPEPQRPYSVLFLMIDSLRADMPWAGYPRDIAPWLTKFAERATLYPRGYSLSSYTAKSVVPTFVGKYPSELKRDGWFFTHWFDDNVFLSERAQKHGVRTLAGNGHGYFLPKYGLNQGWDDYQLLEGTAIDFTGVADVTSDRLNELAKKMLSDPKNVDPTGKKPFFAYFHFLDPHYTYVKHASEPDWGNKRRDLYDNEVHFTDRWVGDLVDWALEQPWGKQLAVVITADHGEGFGERNHYRHAYEVWEALVRVPIFIYVPGAPPRRIDTPRGAIDLAPTMADLLGLPANDEYRGESLVPEVFGAEARPRPVITEMPRCDLMDRRRALIDGDYKLIAFGDDWRFKLFNVREDFAEVRDLSQSEPEKLQAMKQLYKELSAKIQTVPVVGDAPLLGAPPNQRY; the protein is encoded by the coding sequence ATGGCGGCGCTGGGTCTGCTCGCGCTGGCGGCGCTGGGGCGTTGCGCCTGGCCGCGCGCGGCCCAGCAGCAGGCTGCTAGCGCACCAGTTCCAAGCGCGTCGGCCGTCGCGCGCGAAATACCGGCCGAGAACGCCGCGGCGGTCGTCGAGCCGGCCCAGGCAAAGCCGGAGCCCCAGCGGCCGTACAGCGTGCTGTTCCTGATGATCGACAGCCTGCGAGCCGATATGCCGTGGGCCGGATACCCGCGCGACATCGCGCCCTGGCTCACCAAGTTCGCCGAGCGCGCCACGCTCTACCCGCGGGGCTATTCGCTCTCGAGCTACACCGCCAAGAGCGTGGTGCCGACCTTCGTCGGCAAGTACCCGAGCGAGCTGAAGCGCGACGGGTGGTTCTTCACGCACTGGTTCGACGACAACGTCTTCTTGTCCGAGCGCGCGCAGAAGCACGGCGTCCGAACGCTGGCGGGCAACGGCCACGGCTACTTCCTGCCGAAATACGGGCTGAACCAGGGCTGGGACGACTATCAGCTGCTCGAGGGGACCGCCATCGACTTCACCGGGGTGGCGGACGTGACCAGCGACCGGCTCAACGAGCTGGCGAAGAAGATGCTGTCGGATCCGAAGAACGTGGACCCCACGGGCAAGAAGCCGTTCTTCGCGTACTTCCACTTCCTGGATCCGCACTACACCTACGTGAAGCACGCGTCGGAGCCGGACTGGGGCAACAAGCGGCGTGACCTCTACGACAACGAGGTCCACTTCACCGATCGCTGGGTGGGGGATCTGGTGGACTGGGCGCTCGAGCAGCCGTGGGGCAAGCAGCTGGCGGTGGTGATCACCGCCGACCACGGCGAGGGCTTCGGGGAGCGGAACCACTACCGTCACGCCTACGAGGTCTGGGAGGCCCTGGTCCGCGTCCCCATCTTCATCTACGTGCCCGGGGCTCCGCCGCGCCGGATAGACACGCCGCGCGGCGCCATCGACCTCGCGCCCACGATGGCCGACCTGCTCGGCTTGCCCGCCAACGACGAGTACCGAGGCGAGAGTCTGGTGCCGGAGGTCTTCGGGGCCGAGGCTCGGCCCAGGCCCGTGATCACCGAGATGCCCCGCTGCGATCTGATGGACCGGCGCAGGGCCCTGATCGACGGGGATTACAAGCTGATCGCCTTCGGCGACGACTGGCGCTTCAAGCTCTTCAACGTGCGAGAAGACTTCGCGGAGGTGCGCGACCTGTCGCAGTCGGAGCCGGAGAAACTCCAGGCGATGAAGCAGCTGTACAAGGAGCTCTCCGCGAAGATCCAGACGGTGCCCGTGGTGGGCGACGCGCCGCTCCTCGGGGCGCCGCCGAACCAGCGCTACTGA
- a CDS encoding PaaI family thioesterase gives MLPPPVAAEEGWSALSPITAKSGRSWVHGQEGDQRMRVAYFRREHDGALVGRVWFGPWCEGPPGHAHGGSMASVLDDAIGKVGWLNGHRVVAAKIEVSFRRMLPLGSDVLIEAWIDRVEGRKVHTRGHLLDAEGAPYAEAHGLFVALPDKGVETLGKVKSR, from the coding sequence ATGTTACCTCCGCCCGTCGCTGCCGAAGAAGGCTGGTCGGCCCTCTCGCCCATCACCGCCAAGTCGGGTCGCTCCTGGGTCCACGGTCAGGAGGGCGACCAGCGCATGCGCGTGGCGTACTTCCGCCGCGAGCACGACGGCGCGCTGGTCGGCCGAGTCTGGTTCGGCCCGTGGTGCGAAGGTCCGCCCGGGCACGCCCACGGCGGCAGCATGGCGTCGGTGCTCGACGACGCCATCGGCAAGGTCGGTTGGCTGAACGGCCACCGCGTGGTCGCCGCCAAGATCGAGGTCAGCTTCCGGCGAATGCTACCGCTCGGCAGCGACGTGTTGATCGAAGCTTGGATCGATCGCGTCGAAGGTCGCAAGGTCCACACGCGCGGGCACCTGCTCGACGCCGAGGGTGCACCTTACGCCGAAGCACACGGGCTGTTCGTCGCGCTCCCGGACAAGGGCGTCGAGACGCTCGGAAAGGTGAAGTCGCGATAG
- a CDS encoding methylated-DNA--[protein]-cysteine S-methyltransferase: MAQQSFRYAVLSSPVGPITVVEGDRGVVAVDFGEPGPEALAARLAAALGSEVVLEKRARLRATTELAEYFRGRRRTFGVSIDYSLTNGFQRRVLERLTRVAFGQLTTYGELAKGVGKPGAARAVGVAMAKNPLPILVPCHRVVASDGSLGGFSGGLDVKRRLHQHEGLDELAGGWLTKRERQLGLAR; encoded by the coding sequence ATGGCGCAGCAGTCCTTCCGGTACGCCGTTCTGAGCTCGCCCGTCGGGCCCATCACGGTCGTCGAGGGCGATCGCGGCGTCGTCGCCGTGGATTTCGGGGAGCCCGGACCGGAGGCGCTGGCCGCCCGCCTGGCGGCGGCCTTGGGTAGCGAGGTCGTGCTGGAGAAGCGCGCCCGCCTGCGGGCGACCACCGAGCTCGCGGAGTACTTCCGCGGCCGTCGTCGCACCTTCGGCGTGTCCATCGACTACAGCCTGACCAACGGGTTTCAGCGCCGCGTGCTCGAGCGGCTGACGCGCGTTGCGTTCGGGCAGCTCACCACCTACGGCGAGCTGGCGAAGGGCGTGGGCAAGCCGGGTGCGGCTCGCGCGGTCGGCGTGGCGATGGCGAAGAACCCGCTGCCGATCCTCGTCCCTTGCCACCGGGTCGTCGCTTCGGATGGTTCCCTCGGCGGCTTCTCCGGCGGCCTGGACGTGAAGCGCCGGCTGCACCAGCACGAGGGTCTGGACGAGCTCGCCGGCGGCTGGCTCACGAAGCGCGAGCGACAGCTCGGACTCGCGCGCTAG
- a CDS encoding DUF1565 domain-containing protein produces MGLSVACSSNDPSSTPKTCGGSGCMQPEARTDAGVSGEAGSSAPDAASCIPAGTDLPDDDFTDQNCDGIDGDAKNAIFVAPSGNDAAGGTRESPVKTLKNAISLATATGKDVYACNGTYEEAVLVSAPVRLYGGFDCEDGWTRTKERAVIAPGTGRPLTIQNVASAVVDRFELRAPDGGSPGESSIAAAVRGSQGVRFNRVVFDAGQGGNGASGQGAVAITTSAPAGADGAAVSVTKCSPTATGQCVAIASGGKSYATHTCGSVATRGGAGGHGGNVKSSTSPGDGLDGLGSAPGGKFPFAGLPGKPGKPGDPGQPGAQLGSIEGGDYVASNSGASGVPGEPGQAGGGGAGGGSAWGCGSFCHDVGSGGGQGGYGGCGGAAGGGGAGGGASIALLMSDSDVTISWCILRTAGGGTGGAPGAGAAGQAGGAAGQPGAHVNSSYRGQPGGAGGPGGEGGAGGPGGGGPSIGVLVAGSVPKTEAVTFDLGPGGAGGNGVAGQSGASGKNADVVQLTP; encoded by the coding sequence TTGGGTCTGAGCGTTGCTTGCAGCTCGAACGACCCGTCTTCCACACCAAAAACCTGCGGCGGCAGCGGGTGCATGCAGCCGGAGGCCCGGACGGACGCCGGAGTGAGCGGCGAGGCCGGCAGCTCTGCGCCCGACGCGGCGAGTTGCATTCCCGCGGGCACGGATCTTCCGGACGACGACTTCACGGACCAGAACTGCGACGGCATCGACGGCGACGCGAAGAACGCCATCTTCGTTGCTCCCTCGGGCAATGACGCCGCTGGCGGCACGCGCGAGAGCCCGGTGAAGACGCTGAAGAACGCCATCTCACTGGCGACCGCGACTGGCAAAGACGTGTACGCCTGCAACGGAACCTACGAGGAGGCCGTGCTCGTCAGCGCGCCGGTGCGCTTGTACGGGGGCTTCGACTGCGAAGACGGCTGGACGCGCACCAAGGAGCGCGCGGTGATCGCGCCCGGTACGGGCAGACCGCTGACGATCCAGAACGTAGCGAGCGCCGTCGTCGATCGGTTCGAGCTGCGCGCGCCCGACGGAGGCTCGCCGGGCGAGTCCTCCATCGCCGCTGCGGTCCGCGGCTCGCAGGGCGTGCGCTTCAACCGGGTCGTCTTCGACGCCGGGCAAGGTGGAAACGGCGCTTCAGGCCAAGGCGCCGTGGCGATCACCACCTCGGCTCCAGCGGGCGCCGACGGCGCGGCCGTCAGCGTGACCAAGTGCTCGCCGACGGCGACGGGGCAGTGCGTGGCCATCGCCAGCGGCGGCAAGAGCTACGCGACTCATACGTGCGGGAGCGTTGCGACGCGCGGCGGCGCGGGCGGACACGGCGGCAACGTGAAGTCGAGCACCTCGCCCGGCGATGGCCTCGACGGACTCGGCAGCGCGCCTGGCGGGAAGTTCCCCTTCGCAGGGTTGCCCGGAAAGCCCGGAAAGCCGGGTGATCCGGGCCAGCCGGGCGCTCAGCTCGGCTCGATCGAAGGCGGTGATTACGTCGCCTCGAACAGCGGCGCATCGGGCGTACCCGGAGAACCCGGCCAGGCCGGCGGCGGCGGCGCGGGTGGCGGCAGCGCCTGGGGATGCGGTTCGTTCTGTCACGACGTGGGTTCCGGCGGAGGCCAAGGCGGGTACGGCGGCTGCGGCGGCGCGGCGGGCGGCGGCGGCGCGGGCGGCGGCGCTTCCATCGCGCTGCTGATGAGCGACAGCGACGTGACCATCTCGTGGTGCATCTTGCGCACCGCCGGCGGCGGCACGGGTGGCGCGCCCGGCGCGGGCGCGGCAGGCCAGGCCGGCGGCGCAGCAGGGCAGCCCGGCGCACACGTGAACAGCTCCTACCGAGGGCAACCCGGAGGCGCAGGTGGGCCGGGCGGTGAAGGAGGCGCAGGTGGGCCCGGCGGCGGCGGCCCGTCCATCGGCGTGCTTGTCGCGGGCAGCGTCCCCAAGACCGAGGCGGTGACGTTCGACCTCGGCCCGGGCGGCGCAGGCGGAAATGGCGTGGCGGGGCAGAGCGGCGCAAGCGGCAAGAACGCCGACGTCGTGCAGCTCACCCCTTGA
- a CDS encoding outer membrane lipoprotein carrier protein LolA encodes MKLQHVLFSLSISLAAPLALLATADAQAKPAAKSEPSANEVAESVQKFYDKTKNFKAGFKQRYQVKAYNKRKDSSGSVIFEKPGKMSWRYTNNGNRVVSDGKVIKVYEAENKQMYEQPMDKSQYPAALAFLVGGGNLKKSFKLRKLDAKQMQFEGGYVLEGVPKEATPAYQKILLYVDSGTYQVRRVLLLDAQGNRNRFDFVTPTVNEKVPTGEFEFKPPSGTQVIKP; translated from the coding sequence ATGAAGCTGCAGCACGTCCTCTTCTCCCTCTCGATCAGTCTCGCCGCGCCCCTGGCGCTCCTGGCCACCGCCGATGCGCAGGCCAAGCCCGCGGCCAAGAGCGAGCCCAGCGCCAACGAGGTCGCGGAGAGCGTGCAGAAGTTCTACGACAAGACCAAGAACTTCAAGGCCGGCTTCAAGCAGCGCTACCAGGTGAAGGCCTACAACAAGCGCAAGGACAGCTCGGGCTCGGTCATCTTCGAGAAGCCCGGCAAGATGAGCTGGCGCTACACCAACAACGGCAACCGAGTCGTCTCCGACGGCAAGGTCATCAAGGTGTACGAGGCCGAGAACAAGCAGATGTACGAGCAGCCGATGGACAAGAGTCAGTACCCGGCGGCGCTCGCGTTCCTGGTCGGCGGCGGCAACCTGAAGAAGAGCTTCAAGTTGCGCAAGCTCGACGCCAAGCAGATGCAGTTCGAGGGCGGTTACGTGCTCGAGGGCGTGCCCAAGGAGGCGACGCCGGCCTACCAGAAGATCCTGCTCTACGTGGACTCCGGCACCTACCAGGTGCGACGCGTGCTGCTGCTCGACGCGCAGGGCAACCGCAACCGCTTCGACTTCGTCACCCCCACGGTGAACGAGAAGGTCCCGACGGGCGAGTTCGAGTTCAAGCCGCCCTCCGGCACGCAGGTCATCAAGCCCTGA
- a CDS encoding SelT/SelW/SelH family protein produces the protein MSRSPRVVILYCAKCRFTLRATWLAQELLFTFGEELGEVALVPGSGGVFEVYLGEEKLWDKAREARFPEPKEIKQLLRDRIAPAKDLGHSDRESGDD, from the coding sequence ATGTCCCGCTCACCCCGCGTCGTCATCCTGTATTGCGCCAAGTGTCGCTTCACGCTGCGCGCGACCTGGCTGGCGCAGGAGCTGCTCTTCACCTTCGGCGAGGAGCTGGGCGAGGTCGCGCTCGTGCCCGGCAGCGGCGGCGTGTTCGAAGTGTACCTGGGCGAGGAGAAGCTCTGGGACAAGGCCCGCGAAGCGCGCTTCCCCGAGCCCAAGGAGATCAAGCAGCTGTTGCGCGACCGCATCGCGCCGGCCAAGGATCTGGGCCACAGCGATCGCGAGTCGGGCGACGATTGA